A single genomic interval of Arachis duranensis cultivar V14167 chromosome 7, aradu.V14167.gnm2.J7QH, whole genome shotgun sequence harbors:
- the LOC107496622 gene encoding vesicle-associated membrane protein 711, producing MGILYALVARGSVVLAEFSATSTNASAIAKQILDKIPGTNDTHVSYSQDRYIFHLKRTDGLTVLCMADDTAGRRLPFAFLEEIHQRFVRTYGRAVHSAQAYGMNDEFSRVLSQQMEYYSNDPNADRINRLKGEMSQVRNVMIENIDKVLDRGDRLELLVDKTANMQGNTFRFRKQARRFRSTVWWRNVKLTVALIVILLVIVYIVLAFVCHGPALPSCI from the exons ATGGGGATACTCTATGCCTTGGTGGCACGTGGATCGGTGGTGCTGGCGGAGTTCTCCGCCACCTCCACAAACGCCAGCGCCATCGCCAAACAGATTCTCGACAAGATCCCGGGCACCAACGACACCCACGTCTCTTACTCTCAGGATCGATACATCTTCCATCTCAAGCGCACCGATGGCCTCACCGTTCTCTGTATGGCCGACGACACCGCCGGAA GGAGACTTCCTTTTGCATTTCTTGAGGAAATTCATCAGAGGTTTGTGAGAACTTATGGACGTGCAGTTCATTCAGCTCAGGCTTATGGGATGAATGATGAGTTCTCAAGGGTTTTGAGCCAGCAAATGGAATATTACTCTAATGATCCTAATGCCGATAGGATCAATAGACTCAAAGGTGAAATGAGTCAG GTAAGAAATGTCATGATAGAAAATATTGACAAGGTTTTGGATAGAGGTGATCGTCTGGAATTGCTGGTGGATAAAACTGCTAACATGCAAGGAAACACCTTTCGCTTCAGGAAGCAAGCTCGTCGATTCAGAAGCACAGTCTGGTGGAGAAATGTTAAGCTTAC GGTTGCACTCATAGTAATCCTACTTGTGATAGTATATATTGTGTTGGCTTTTGTTTGCCACGGGCCTGCGCTACCATCTTGCATATAA